The Dioscorea cayenensis subsp. rotundata cultivar TDr96_F1 chromosome 7, TDr96_F1_v2_PseudoChromosome.rev07_lg8_w22 25.fasta, whole genome shotgun sequence genome includes a region encoding these proteins:
- the LOC120264470 gene encoding triacylglycerol lipase OBL1-like isoform X1, translating into MSFVEFFECWNMNINAYETEAFICCDKKEDPNLIIVAFRGTTDLNDWKCDFNLSLIKMSDMGMVHMGFMTSLGLDTKKACSGNNWDINKGFPKDYTGNKPLAYYSIRKVVKNLVRKHKNAKILLTGHSLGGALAILYTSLLAMHEENDLMKEISCVITFGQPRVGDSIFGDTMLKIIGKKYIRMVYRYDIVPRIPFKLPFVLKFDHFGACISYHGWYFGKMVKRLPNMNYFNVFYCQTMFWDAVVDLLRAIWGIKNGEWEGVMATLFRGFWIIFPGVAFHNTRDYLNSVRMAKIAQ; encoded by the exons ATGAGTTTCGTCGAGTTCTTCGAATGTTGGAATA tgAACATCAATGCTTATGAAACTGAAGCATTTATCTGTTGTGATAAAAAAGAGGatccaaatttaattattgtgGCATTCCGTGGCACCACTGATCTTAATGATTGGAAATGTGACTTCAATTTGagtttaataaaaatgagtGACATGGGAATGGTCCATATGGGATTTATGACTTCTTTAGGACTTGATACCAAAAAAGCATGTTCAGGAAATAATTGGGATATTAACAAAGGTTTCCCAAAAGATTACACTGGGAATAAACCTTTGGCATATTATTCCATAAGAAAAGTCGTCAAAAATCTTGTGagaaaacacaagaatgcaaAGATTTTATTAACCGGTCATAGTTTGGGTGGTGCACTAGCAATTTTGTACACTTCACTGCTTGCTATgcatgaagaaaatgatttgaTGAAAGAAATAAGTTGTGTTATCACTTTTGGACAACCAAGAGTTGGAGACTCTATTTTTGGTGATACCATGTTGAAAATTATAGGAAAGAAATATATTCGAATGGTTTATAGATACGATATTGTTCCTCGTATTCCATTTAAGCTCCCTTTCGTACTCAAATTCGATCATTTCGGTGCTTGTATCAGCTACCATGGTTGGTATTTTGGGAAG ATGGTGAAGAGGTTGCCAAATATGAACTATTTCAATGTGTTTTATTGCCAAACCATGTTTTGGGATGCAGTGGTGGATTTGTTGAGGGCAATTTGGGGAATTAAGAACGGAGAATGGGAAGGAGTTATGGCCACATTGTTTAGGGGGTTTTGGATTATTTTTCCTGGTGTAGCTTTTCATAATACAAGGGATTACCTTAACTCTGTAAGGATGGCCAAGATTGCACAATAA
- the LOC120264470 gene encoding triacylglycerol lipase OBL1-like isoform X2 encodes MAVNINAYETEAFICCDKKEDPNLIIVAFRGTTDLNDWKCDFNLSLIKMSDMGMVHMGFMTSLGLDTKKACSGNNWDINKGFPKDYTGNKPLAYYSIRKVVKNLVRKHKNAKILLTGHSLGGALAILYTSLLAMHEENDLMKEISCVITFGQPRVGDSIFGDTMLKIIGKKYIRMVYRYDIVPRIPFKLPFVLKFDHFGACISYHGWYFGKMVKRLPNMNYFNVFYCQTMFWDAVVDLLRAIWGIKNGEWEGVMATLFRGFWIIFPGVAFHNTRDYLNSVRMAKIAQ; translated from the exons ATGGCAG tgAACATCAATGCTTATGAAACTGAAGCATTTATCTGTTGTGATAAAAAAGAGGatccaaatttaattattgtgGCATTCCGTGGCACCACTGATCTTAATGATTGGAAATGTGACTTCAATTTGagtttaataaaaatgagtGACATGGGAATGGTCCATATGGGATTTATGACTTCTTTAGGACTTGATACCAAAAAAGCATGTTCAGGAAATAATTGGGATATTAACAAAGGTTTCCCAAAAGATTACACTGGGAATAAACCTTTGGCATATTATTCCATAAGAAAAGTCGTCAAAAATCTTGTGagaaaacacaagaatgcaaAGATTTTATTAACCGGTCATAGTTTGGGTGGTGCACTAGCAATTTTGTACACTTCACTGCTTGCTATgcatgaagaaaatgatttgaTGAAAGAAATAAGTTGTGTTATCACTTTTGGACAACCAAGAGTTGGAGACTCTATTTTTGGTGATACCATGTTGAAAATTATAGGAAAGAAATATATTCGAATGGTTTATAGATACGATATTGTTCCTCGTATTCCATTTAAGCTCCCTTTCGTACTCAAATTCGATCATTTCGGTGCTTGTATCAGCTACCATGGTTGGTATTTTGGGAAG ATGGTGAAGAGGTTGCCAAATATGAACTATTTCAATGTGTTTTATTGCCAAACCATGTTTTGGGATGCAGTGGTGGATTTGTTGAGGGCAATTTGGGGAATTAAGAACGGAGAATGGGAAGGAGTTATGGCCACATTGTTTAGGGGGTTTTGGATTATTTTTCCTGGTGTAGCTTTTCATAATACAAGGGATTACCTTAACTCTGTAAGGATGGCCAAGATTGCACAATAA